DNA sequence from the Leuconostoc lactis genome:
AAGGGATTGAATCAGGACTGACACCATTATTCCTTTTCTTATTGATTGGGGCATTAATTGCGCTGTGGTTGGCAACTGGCGTGATTCCCACGATGATTTGGGCGGGCTTTAAAATTTTAACGCCGGCGTTTTTCTTGCCAACGGCGTTTGTGACGACCTCGCTGGTGGGTGCTTTGATTGGGAGTGCCTTTACAACCTTATCGACGGTCGGCGTATCGCTGATGGGTGTGGGGACATTGATGGGGATGAATCCAGCGATTGTGGCGGGAATTGTCTTATCGGGTGCAATTTTTGGTGATAAGAGTTCACCTTTGTCAGAATCAACGAACTTGGCCAGTGCCATTTCAGGGACGGATCTTTTTGCCCATATTAAAAATTTGATGTGGACGACTTTGCCGGCTTGGGTCGTGACGTTTATCGTGAGTGTGGTCTTGAGTGCTGGGTATCGAGCAGATGCACAGGCGACCCAAAAGATTGCCGCCTTATTACCCTTGCTACAACCAACATGGTGGGCGCTTGTCCCTTTGGGATTGCTCGTCATTACGGCTTGGTATAAAGTACCCGCCATTCCGGCGTTGATGCTCAATATTTTAGTCACAAGTGCTGCCTTTTTATGGCAACATAATGTGCCAGCGTTGGCAGATTTAGTCGTGAATGGCTTTAAAACGACCAGCACCAATCCAACATTGATGGCCTTGCTCAACCGCGGTGGCATGGCTGCGATGATGTCAACGATCATGATGATTATGTTGGCCTTGGGACTTGGCGGCCTGTTGAGTGGTTTAGGGATTTTAAATGCGGTCATGCAACCGATCGTGTCGCATCTTAAGACCCAACGTGCTATTATTTTGGCCACCCTGTTCACGGGGATTGGGGCAAACTTTTTGGTGGGCGAACAGTATCTCGCCACAATTTTGCCCGGTCAATTGTTTAAGAACAGCTTTAAAGCTGTTAAGCTCTCGCCATTGGCGCTGGGGCGGACGATTGAAGACTCTGGGACGGTCATGAATTATTTGGTCCCTTGGGGGGTTGCCGGTGGTTTTGCGGCGCAAACACTGGGCGTTCCCGTACTGGCCTTTGCACCGTTTACTTTGTTTGCCTTACTCTCACCGGTGATGTCGATTTTGTCAGCCGTGACGGGAATTGGCTTAAAACAAGCCGACAACTAATTTAAAAAACGCGTGACACCACTGAGTGGGTCACGCGTTTTATTGTGGGATGCTTGGTCAAGGGGACGTGGTATAATCGAGTAAATAGGGCATTGGCCGATGTGATTGAGATCGGGTG
Encoded proteins:
- a CDS encoding Na+/H+ antiporter NhaC family protein; this translates as MAKQLSTKLSAFLLLGTVIILAVGVIGFGLMPIAPILAVIGLIMVVARLRGVSWTTSQRELVKGIESGLTPLFLFLLIGALIALWLATGVIPTMIWAGFKILTPAFFLPTAFVTTSLVGALIGSAFTTLSTVGVSLMGVGTLMGMNPAIVAGIVLSGAIFGDKSSPLSESTNLASAISGTDLFAHIKNLMWTTLPAWVVTFIVSVVLSAGYRADAQATQKIAALLPLLQPTWWALVPLGLLVITAWYKVPAIPALMLNILVTSAAFLWQHNVPALADLVVNGFKTTSTNPTLMALLNRGGMAAMMSTIMMIMLALGLGGLLSGLGILNAVMQPIVSHLKTQRAIILATLFTGIGANFLVGEQYLATILPGQLFKNSFKAVKLSPLALGRTIEDSGTVMNYLVPWGVAGGFAAQTLGVPVLAFAPFTLFALLSPVMSILSAVTGIGLKQADN